The Pirellulales bacterium region GGCGACCGCGCTCAGCTTTCGCCGCGCAGCCACTCGGGCACGCGTTGCACGCGGCCCTCGCGATCGACACAGGCCAAGGTGCTATGCCCTTCGGCCAGCAATTCCTCGCCGCGGTAAATCTCGTACGCGTGCTCGATCTTGGCCGCCGATATCTTGCTGACCCGCGTCCGCAGCGTCAGCACGTCGTCGTATTTGGCGGGCTTCTTGTAAGTGCAGCCGATCCGCACCACGACCATGAACATTCCCTCTTCCTCGACCTGGCGGTAATCGCGACCATTAGCGCGCAATAGTTCGGTCCGCCCGATCTCGAAGTACGTGAAGTAGTTCGCATGGTGCAACACGCCCATGGCGTCCGTTTCCTGGTAGCGGACGCGGATCGGAATGTCTTGTTCGAGAACCATGGTCGTGGGCATCTGGTGTGCATCCCCCTTGAACCGCCCGGCCCTCCAGGGACGAGGACTTCCGGTGGCCGCCATCTTAGAAACTATCGCATTGCGGACATAGACGAACTGCAAGGACCGCGCCAACGATCGGGAGTGCTCGAAGGTTGACGCAAAACGGGCCATTCTCTACAGTTACCGGTCTCTGTCGTGTTCCTGAAAAGGCCCGCACGTCTACGCCCACAGCGTTTCAAATACCGCAACCCTGTCGCGAGTCACAAGTCGCATGAGCACGGGTGAAGGGTTGGGGACGGGCTACTCGACGATGCGGGGTCGCAATTACCCCTCGATTCGCCAGTTCACGGTTTTTCTCGAGAATCGCGTCGGCCAGTTGCTCGAGGTTGTGCGCCGCTTCGAGGGAAGCAAGGTGCGGATCGTGGCCCTGTCGATCGCCGACTCGGCGGAATGCGCCTTTGTCCGCTTTTTGCTCAGCAACCCGGAAAAAGGGCGCGAAATCCTCGAACGTGCCGGGCTGGCGCTGATCGAATCGGACCTGATCGGCGTCGAATTGCCGACGGGCCCGCAGCCGCTCCTGGAGGTCTGCACAGCCCTGTTACAGGCCGAGGTGAACATCGTGCAGGCCTATCCCCTGTTGGTTCGTCCCCGCGGCCGCCCGGCCGTGGCCCTGATGGTCGATAATATCGACATGGGGATGGAGACGCTGGCCAATAAAGGCTTTTCGATGATCACCGAGGGGGATCTGAGCGACGAGGACGAGTAGGCGCCGTCCGATCGCGCTGCCTTTCGTTCGCTCCGGCGTGATGTTACGGTTGCCGTGCTGCCCATCAAAGTAAGGGTATGAACGAACAGGACTCCCCAATCTGCCGAAGGTGGCTGGCGATTGTCGCATACCGTTGCGAAATCGCGGGCTCACCGACTGATTCCATTGATATCCAGGTTCGTTATCTGGAGGCCGACTCGGTGCCGGAGATCGAATCTCGGATAAAGTCGGAACCAACTCAATCCTATGAAAACCAGGCGGGCGAGATCGTAACTTGGCCCCTCATTCGAATGATGGCTGCGGAGCCCATGGATCAAGTCCCGAATGGCTCAGAGATCGTCGGTTTTATCGCTGGATGCCACGACTTCGTTAGGTGGACCAAGGGTATGCCCTAAGAACGCGTTCTGGTGCCGCGTTAGGCTACTATCGTCTCCGCTCCTTGACTTGGGCCGCGTTCCGGGTTCAGACTAGAGATTCTTGCCACCATTGAAGTTTTCGCCCTGAATCCGAGCCTTCGCGTCATGCCCATTGCCGTCCTCTGCCCGAACTGCAAGGCCCGCTTCCAGGTCAGCGAGAAATTCGCCGGCAAGCAAGGCCCCTGCCCGAAGTGCAAGGCGCCGATCACGATCCCCGCCGCACAAGCGGAAGTGCAGATTCACGCCCCGGACGCGGCCGCTCCAGGGGGCAAGACGGCCACCGGCGCACCGTCGCTCAAGCCGATTACGCGCAAGGAAACCAAGCTGCCGCTCATTCCCACCGTGATCGCGGTCTGCGGCGTGCTGACGGTCTTGGCCGTCGCCGCGGTGGCCGGCAAGGTCTTTCAAGATATCGTGGCCTTGCGCGGGATCGCCCTCTATCTCGTATCGGTGCCAATTACCGTGGCGGGTTACGCGTTTCTGCGCAACGACGAACTCGAGCCGCACCGCGGCCGATGGCTGTGGGTTCGCGCGGCCATCTGCGGGCTGGGGTTCACCGCGCTGTGGGTCGGCTACTGGTTCATACCGGTCGACCTGCGCACCACCGGCTGGAGCTGGTTCTTCATCGCCCCGGCGTTACTTTCCATCGGTGGCGGCATCGCCTGGGCCTGCTACGATCTCGATTTTGGTAACGGCTTTCTGCTTTGCTGCTTCTACGCCGCTTTGACCATTGCGCTAGGATGGCTGGCGGGCTTGGAAATGCCCTGGGCCGTGATCCGCTCGCGATAGTGAACAGCGGCACCGTGCCGCTCACGAATCGGGGTGGGCCTGCCGGAATTTCGCCGACATCTCGCGAACGATGCGCTGCTCGATCTCGCGGTTTCGCAGGCTATGTCCCTTGCCGGGCAGAATCTCGACGATGGCATCGCTCCCGAGCGTCTCGAGCGACACCTTCAGCTTCCGCACGGCGCCGTCCAGGTAAAACGTGTCGAGTTCGCCCGTGATGATATTCAGCTTGCCTGCCAGTCGCGGACCGAGCGTCGGCCAATTTCGTTCCAGGATCAGTCGAATGTCGTACTTTTCCCACGACTTGGCCACGACCGGATCGATCTGCCCTGTCTGGCGGTCCCACAGTTTCTGCGGCAGGCCGTCGGCGCCCCGCGGGCTGAACACGGCCTCGAACGACCGCAATTGTCCGCCGCGGCCGATCACATCATCCATTTGCCCAAACTTGACGAACCACAAAAAGGGTTCCGCACCGCGCCGCGCGATTGGTCGCATTGCTCCTTGTGGATCGTAATAGAGGCTCAAAGGGGGCTCGGCGTACAAGTCAACCTGCTGGAAATCGCGAAAGTCGACGGGATCAGGCGACGTGCTCCAGCAACCGCCGAAGGTGTCGGGGTAACTCACCTGCAACCATAAGCTCGACCAACCTCCCGAGCTGTGCCCCGTGACGAATCGGCCGCTCGAATGCGGCACCGTGCGGTACTTGCTGTCGATGTAGGGAATCACTTCGCCGACGAGCGCCGCGCCGCGCGGCCCGTTCGTCGCGCTATCGGCATAGACGTGATGCCCCCATTTGCAATCGCCGCTCAGGTACACGCGGATGAAGTCGGTGTCACCCTCGGCCGCTGTTGGCGCTGCTTCGCGCTCACTCTTCGGCGGCCAGTACGATCCGCCAAAACCCGGAATCTCGTACACCACCGGGTACCGGCGTTGCGGCTGATCGTCGTAGCCGGCCGGCAGAACGACCGCCGCCCGCTCGACCACGTCATGGCCAAAGAAAGTCGACAACAGCTCGCTGCGCATCACGATCTCGTGTACCCAGGCCGACGCGGGAAACGGCTCGGCGGCGATGACTTTGTCGAGCAACAGCGCGGGCGCCTGCGGCGCATTCGGCTTAACGTCGATCTCAATGACCGGGCTATAAAAGTTCCCGACTCCCTTGCCCTGGTTCTGATGATAGAAATCGTGATCCAGGATCGCTTGCGCGCGGTATTTGCCGGCAGGCAGCTTGTCGAGCGGCTCGGGATAGCCGTTGGCCGTGCCGTCGATCCGCCGCATTTCGCCGGGCTGCACGTCGCGCACGTCGACGCCGAAAAACGGCTCGGGCTGAAACCAGCTTGGCCCGCGCACGGGCTCGCCCGTCTCACGCTGGGAGAGAAACACATACAGACGGCCCGACACGGCACGGTGCCCGTTCGTCTCGGGCAAACTCGCTTCGGCCGCGGCCCGATCGAGGGTGACGTCAAACGCCAGATTCTCGGCGGCCTCGCAGCGCGCGCGGTTCGCCAAAACCTGACAAGCGAGCACGCAAGCGTAAAGCAGCTTCTTATGCGACATCGAGGGCCATTCAAACAGGTTCTGGTGAGCGAATGATTAAGAGCCTCCGATTCTAACCACGCCGCGCGCGGCTTGCAGCGGGGCGAGGCTCGCTGTAGCCTACGCGCTTGACACCGTCGTCCGCGTCCCCCGCCGGCACCTTTGAAATTCCGCTTTGATGTCGACGATTCGCGAAATCCCCGAAGTGGCCGGACTCGATGCGCCGCGCAGTCTGGTGCGCATTCCGCCTGAGTTGGATGTGCCGCTGACGGAGCGGGTGCGGCAGATTCTGGACTGCCGCGATTTTCGCCGCCTGGCGCGAGTCAGCCAGTTGGGCCTGGTGTCGCTCGTTTATCCGGCCGCCATTCATACGCGTTTCGAGCACTCGCTGGGAGTGTATCGCCTCGCGCTTTTGTATCTCAAGCAACTGTCGCACGACGAGCGCTTCGTCAAGGCCATTCGCCCCGCCGACGCCGAGGTGTTCATCGCGGCCGCCTTATTGCACGATTTGGGGCATTGGCCGTTTTGCCATCCGATCGAGGATATCCAGCTGCCCGGTGTCCCCAGCCACGAGCTGTTCGCCAACAGCTTCTTGTTGGAGGGAGAAATCGCTGACGCGTTGCGGACCGATTGGCACATCAACCCTCGCGACGTCGTGACACTCTTGAGCGATAAGCCGCGCGACCCGAGATCGCGCATTTTGCAAAGCCTGCTGTCGGGCCCGATCGACATCGACAAGATGGACTACCTGGCCCGCGACAGCTTGCACGCGGGCGTGCCGTATGGCAGGCATTTCGACCAGGGACGGCTGTTGGGCAGTCTGTGCCTGAACGGGGCCGGCGACGGGCTGGCCATCTCGGACAAAGGGCGCACGGCCGCCGAGATGATGGTCTTCGCCCGCTACGTGATGTTCAGCGAAGTCTATTGGCACCATGCCGTGCGTTCGGCGACGGCGATGCTGCAGCGAGCGTTCTATCTATTGCACGGCGATTTGGATCTTGACGCCCTGCTGCGGCTGCCGGAAACCTCACTGATCACGGCCCTTATCGAGGCAGCGGGGGCGGGGCCCGCGCGCGACCTTTTGAATGGCCTCTTCGGCCCGACGCGACGGCTTTACAAGCGTGTCGAACAATACAGCTTCTTCGAGCGACGCGAGTTGTACGAGCAGCTTTCGCATCGCCCGTACACATGGCTCGCGGCGTGTGCCGAACAATTCGCGGCCCTGGCGAGCACCGCACTGGGGCGCGTGGTGGCCCCGCACGAGGTTCTTTTCGATGCCCCGCCCGTCGGACGGGAAGTGGAGTTCAACATCGAAGTTTACTTCTCCAAGCAACGCCACTATCGCACGCTGGAAGAGGTCTCGCCGATGATTCGAGCGCTAGCGCGCGAGCAGTTCGACGATTATGTCAAACGGGTGCGCATTTTCGCCCACGCACGCGTGGCCAAGGACCTGCGCGAGCTTTCGAATCTGCCCAGCCTGGTGGAACAGGCGGTTGCGCGGATGCAGTGAATGGGCTCTAGCTCGGCAGGTGTCCGCCGGCAGGCTATTTTGCCTCCGAGTTAGCGGGAATCAGCGCCCGCAATGCCTCGCGCAGTTCGCGCCACATGGGATGCGAGTACTCGATGTCGAACCACAGAATCTTGCCGGTCGGGTCCAACAAATAGGTCCGCGGCAATTTCGACGTGGCGACATGGCTCATCATCGCGCCATCTTCGTCGATGACCACCGGGAACGATGCGCCTGCCTCCTCGGCGATCTGCTTGGCCGTTTCGGCGGTACCATGTTCGCAAATGGCAAAGATGCGCACCCCCTGGGGATGCAACTGGCTGGCCACCTTGGCCGCCAGTTCGTTCAACTCTTCGACGGACGAGCGATTTTCCGGCGACCAGAAGAGCACGATTGTCAGGCGTTCGCCCAGCGATTTCTGCAAATCCTGGTTGTCGCCATTGATGTCCGGCAGCACGATGCCGGGCATGGTGTCGCCGACTTTGACCAGGCACGTTCCGGCGTGCTGATCGCTCATCGCGACCGAAGGCACGCTAGGATTCGGCGAATCGAGCGGGTCCTCAGTCAGAATGCCCACGCCGGTCGGCCTCGCTTTGGCGACGACGACAGCGGCCTGGGGCTTGGCCTCTTCGGCGGACTCTGCCTCGGTTTGCTCTGGCGGCTTGGGTGTCGTCGGAGCTGCAGACTCGGCGGGCTTTTCGTCAGCAACCGGCTTCTTCGCGACGCTTTTGATCGCTTTCGGCCTCTCGGGCTTGGCTGATTCTTCGTTCGCCGTATTTCGATCACATCCTGCGCCGGCGACCAATAACGCGAGGCCCAATAGCGTGAAGCCCAATCGCGTGAAACCCGTTCCGGCGGTCCATCTCTGCAAACGATTCATGCACGGCCTCATCCATTTTCCGCGATGTCTTCTGCCCGCTATTCTTCGAAAACCGAATCTCTGGCAGCCACGTCGCACACGGTCTCTTACGATCGTTTCGCGTATAGTCAGTTTCCCCGGTCATGCCCGTAGCGTCAACGGTTGAGCTTGATCGACAGCTCGCGCAGTTGTTTCGCATCGACGACGCTTGGCGCTCCGGTCATCAGGTCGCTGGCCTTCTGTGTTTTGGGAAACGCGATCACGTCGCGAATGCTGTCGACGCCGCCAAAGAGCATCACCCAGCGATCGATACCTAGCGCGATGCCGCCATGCGGCGGCGCGCCGAACTGCAGTGCGTCGAGCAAAAAGCCGAATCGCTCCTTGGCGCTCTCAGCATCGATGCCCAGCAGGTTGAACACCTGCTGCTGCTCCTCCTGGTCGTGAATACGAATCGTACCGCCGCCGGCTTCCAGACCATTGATGACCAGGTCGTAGGCCTGCGCGCGGCACTTTCCGGGATCGCTTTTGAGTAGTTCGCGGTCTTGGGCTCGCGGTGCGGTAAAAGGATGGTGCATGGCGGCCCAACCTTTCGTTTCCTCGTCGTACGCGAACATCGGGAACTCGACCACCCACGAGAAGTGCATCGAGCCCGGCTCGTACAGCTTCAACTGCTCGCCCAGCCGCTTGCGCAGGCCGTACAACGCCTTGCAAGTGACTTCGAATTCGTCGGCCACGATCAGCAGCAAGTCGCCCGGCGACGCGTTCATCCGCTGGCCGATCTTGGAGAGGACGGCGGGCTCGAAGTTCTTGGCGATGGGCGAGGCCAACGAGCCGTCGGCCTCGACCTTGAACCAGGCCAGCCCCTTCGCGCCGAAATCGTGAATAACATACTCGGTCAATTCGTCGATGCCCTTGCGCGAGTAGCTCGCCGCGCCCCCCTTGGCATTCAGGCCGCGCACGCGCTTGCCGGCATCGGCTACAGCGCGGAAGACACGAAACTCGGTTTGCCCGGCCAGGTCCGTGAGGTCGACGATCCGCATATCGAAGCGCAAGTCCGGCGCGTCGTGCCCGTATTGCTCCATCGCTTCGTCGTAGGTCATGCGCGGAAGTGGCAGCTTGACGTCGATGTTCAAGAGCGTTTTGGCCAGCTTCGCGACCAGCCCGTCGATGATGCCGATCACGTCCTCGCTGTCGACAAACGACATTTCCAAATCGAGTTGAGTAAACTCGGGCTGGCGATCGGCCCGCAGGTCCTCGTCGCGAAAACAGCGCGCCACCTGCACGTAGCGGTCGTAACCGGCCACCATCAAGATTTGCTTGTACAGCTGCGGCGATTGCGGCAGCGCATAAAACTCGCCCGGATGCACCCGGCTGGGCACCAGGTAATCGCGCGCCCCCTCGGGCGTGCTGCGGCCGAGCATGGGGGTCTCGATCTCGACGAAGCCGTGCTCGTCGCAATAGTCCCGCATCAGCTTGATCAGCCGATGCCGCAAAGTCAGCACGCGCTGCATCTCCGGCCGGCGCAGGTCAAGGTACCGGTACTTCAGCCGCAGGTCTTCGCCGGGCAGCTCGGCCGCGCCGGGCTGGAAAGGGGGCGTCTGGCTGCGATTCAACACCGTGAGCTTCGTGGCGCGCAACTCGATCTCGCCGGTCGCCAGTTTCGAGTTCACGGTTCCGTCGACACGGCGGGCAACCTTGCCGGTGACCTGGATCACGAACTCGGTACGCAGGCCGCGGGCCAGTTCCTGCAATTCGGGGCCGGCCTCGGGGGCGAAGACCACCTGCGTCAGGCCGTAACGGTCGCGCAGGTCGACGAACAGAACGCCGCCGTGGTCCCGGTAGCTATCGACCCAGCCGCACAACGTCACTTCCTGGCCGACGTGCGTGGCCCGCAATTCGCCGCACGAATGGTTTCGCAGCACCGCAACATCCTCGCTGGCTTGGGACTTAGGGAAAGAACCGAATATCTTAGACGGACACGCCCCAGTGCGAAAGGTTGTTCGCAGTGCGGTGTCATACCGCGTTTTTGCGGAAAGTGATGGCTGACGA contains the following coding sequences:
- a CDS encoding acetolactate synthase; this translates as MSTGEGLGTGYSTMRGRNYPSIRQFTVFLENRVGQLLEVVRRFEGSKVRIVALSIADSAECAFVRFLLSNPEKGREILERAGLALIESDLIGVELPTGPQPLLEVCTALLQAEVNIVQAYPLLVRPRGRPAVALMVDNIDMGMETLANKGFSMITEGDLSDEDE
- a CDS encoding alpha/beta hydrolase, encoding MSHKKLLYACVLACQVLANRARCEAAENLAFDVTLDRAAAEASLPETNGHRAVSGRLYVFLSQRETGEPVRGPSWFQPEPFFGVDVRDVQPGEMRRIDGTANGYPEPLDKLPAGKYRAQAILDHDFYHQNQGKGVGNFYSPVIEIDVKPNAPQAPALLLDKVIAAEPFPASAWVHEIVMRSELLSTFFGHDVVERAAVVLPAGYDDQPQRRYPVVYEIPGFGGSYWPPKSEREAAPTAAEGDTDFIRVYLSGDCKWGHHVYADSATNGPRGAALVGEVIPYIDSKYRTVPHSSGRFVTGHSSGGWSSLWLQVSYPDTFGGCWSTSPDPVDFRDFQQVDLYAEPPLSLYYDPQGAMRPIARRGAEPFLWFVKFGQMDDVIGRGGQLRSFEAVFSPRGADGLPQKLWDRQTGQIDPVVAKSWEKYDIRLILERNWPTLGPRLAGKLNIITGELDTFYLDGAVRKLKVSLETLGSDAIVEILPGKGHSLRNREIEQRIVREMSAKFRQAHPDS
- a CDS encoding redoxin domain-containing protein → MNRLQRWTAGTGFTRLGFTLLGLALLVAGAGCDRNTANEESAKPERPKAIKSVAKKPVADEKPAESAAPTTPKPPEQTEAESAEEAKPQAAVVVAKARPTGVGILTEDPLDSPNPSVPSVAMSDQHAGTCLVKVGDTMPGIVLPDINGDNQDLQKSLGERLTIVLFWSPENRSSVEELNELAAKVASQLHPQGVRIFAICEHGTAETAKQIAEEAGASFPVVIDEDGAMMSHVATSKLPRTYLLDPTGKILWFDIEYSHPMWRELREALRALIPANSEAK
- the aspS gene encoding aspartate--tRNA ligase, yielding MLRNHSCGELRATHVGQEVTLCGWVDSYRDHGGVLFVDLRDRYGLTQVVFAPEAGPELQELARGLRTEFVIQVTGKVARRVDGTVNSKLATGEIELRATKLTVLNRSQTPPFQPGAAELPGEDLRLKYRYLDLRRPEMQRVLTLRHRLIKLMRDYCDEHGFVEIETPMLGRSTPEGARDYLVPSRVHPGEFYALPQSPQLYKQILMVAGYDRYVQVARCFRDEDLRADRQPEFTQLDLEMSFVDSEDVIGIIDGLVAKLAKTLLNIDVKLPLPRMTYDEAMEQYGHDAPDLRFDMRIVDLTDLAGQTEFRVFRAVADAGKRVRGLNAKGGAASYSRKGIDELTEYVIHDFGAKGLAWFKVEADGSLASPIAKNFEPAVLSKIGQRMNASPGDLLLIVADEFEVTCKALYGLRKRLGEQLKLYEPGSMHFSWVVEFPMFAYDEETKGWAAMHHPFTAPRAQDRELLKSDPGKCRAQAYDLVINGLEAGGGTIRIHDQEEQQQVFNLLGIDAESAKERFGFLLDALQFGAPPHGGIALGIDRWVMLFGGVDSIRDVIAFPKTQKASDLMTGAPSVVDAKQLRELSIKLNR
- a CDS encoding HD domain-containing protein; this translates as MSTIREIPEVAGLDAPRSLVRIPPELDVPLTERVRQILDCRDFRRLARVSQLGLVSLVYPAAIHTRFEHSLGVYRLALLYLKQLSHDERFVKAIRPADAEVFIAAALLHDLGHWPFCHPIEDIQLPGVPSHELFANSFLLEGEIADALRTDWHINPRDVVTLLSDKPRDPRSRILQSLLSGPIDIDKMDYLARDSLHAGVPYGRHFDQGRLLGSLCLNGAGDGLAISDKGRTAAEMMVFARYVMFSEVYWHHAVRSATAMLQRAFYLLHGDLDLDALLRLPETSLITALIEAAGAGPARDLLNGLFGPTRRLYKRVEQYSFFERRELYEQLSHRPYTWLAACAEQFAALASTALGRVVAPHEVLFDAPPVGREVEFNIEVYFSKQRHYRTLEEVSPMIRALAREQFDDYVKRVRIFAHARVAKDLRELSNLPSLVEQAVARMQ
- a CDS encoding thioesterase family protein, whose protein sequence is MPTTMVLEQDIPIRVRYQETDAMGVLHHANYFTYFEIGRTELLRANGRDYRQVEEEGMFMVVVRIGCTYKKPAKYDDVLTLRTRVSKISAAKIEHAYEIYRGEELLAEGHSTLACVDREGRVQRVPEWLRGES